A window of Nocardia arthritidis genomic DNA:
TCCCGCCGGATCGGATGCCGATTCGACCGTGCCGGGCGCTACCGGGCGGTCGGGTGCGCAGACTCCATCCGGGACAGCTGGTCCGGTGAACAAGGCGACCGCAGCGGGAGTTTCGGCTGTCGGGGACCGGCCGGGGACCGGCGCTGCCGCGGCGGATGCGCAGGACGCCGGTGCCGAAAAAGCCTCCGACACCATGGCGTCCGCTAATAAGGACGCTGAAGGTGGTGGGGCGCAGCGGGATTCGGAAGACGGCGATGATAACGCCGGGGCCGGGAACGCCGATGCGGTGACCATGGTGATGCGGACGGTGCGGCCGGGGCAGCGGGATAAGTCCGAGGAGACACCGCAGGACGAGGTGCCGGGGTCCGAGGACAAGACGGTCGCGATGCGGATCGTGCCGAATCCGGCCGAGGCGAAGACCATGGCGCTGCCGATTCAGATACCGCCGGGCCAGCCGCCGAAGCAGCGAACCAGCAAGGGCGACAAGGGATCCGGCAAGGGCACCGATCGGGTGGCCGCGGGCGCGCCGCTGACCAAACCGCCGAGCACGCCACGTCCGGCGCCGGGGCCGAAGCAGCCCGGCCCGGGCCCGAAACAGCCTGGACCGCAAGGTCCTTCGGCGGATGCCGATGTCGAAGAGACTCGGCCGTCCGCACCGAAGCCCGGGAAACCGCGCCCGGTGGTGGCGACGGCGCCGTCGCCGGCGGATATCCAGCAGACGACTCCGGGACAGGTGCCCGGGCCCCGGCGGCCGCAGCCGCGCGCGGTGGCCGCGCCGCAGAAGATCTCCCCCGAATCGGCGGATCAGGCCGCGTCGCAGCGATCGAAGCGACTGCTGTTCACGGTCGGCGGTGCGGCGATAGCGGTGGTCGCGTTGATCGCGGTGGTAGTGACTTTGGTCACCACCACGAAGGGCAATTCGGCGGACGGTCAGATCCGCGGGGTGATCACCGATTTCACCAAGGCGTTGAAGTCGGGCGATCTGGCCGCGCTGCGCAACAGCACCTGTGGTCAGCTGCACGATTACTACCAGACCGTCGCACCGGACCAGTTCGCGAACCTGCACCAATTGTCCATGGACCGCAAGAACATTCCGATCGTCGACAATGTGGGCGCCATCAAGATCACCGATGACAAGGCGGTCGCCCAGGCCGTTGTGTACACCGATGCCGATCCGGGGAAACGCTCGCCGCGCACCTTCGATTTGCAAAAGACCAACGGCGCCTGGAAGGTTTGTGAACAGCCTGCGGGTACTCAGTAACCGAAGGCAGAACGGGCGCGATATCCGGTCGTGCAGATCACAGTTACCTGGTCAACGGACCGGTTCGTCAGTAGCATGACCCGGATCATGGGCAGGGAACAAACATTGGCAGAACCGGAAGCCGACACCGTCGTGCGGACGGCGACGCTGACAGGACAGCGGTTCCGGGTTCGGGATCACTACGAGGTCGGCAGAGAAAAGATCCGCGAGTTCGCACGCTCGGTGCAGAACTATCACGGTGCACACCACAACGAGGCAGACGCGCACGCGCTCGGCAACGAGGGCATCATCGCACCGCCGACCTTCGCGTCGGTGATCGGTTGGACCAGCACCAGGGCGCTACTGGATTCGGTGCTCACCCACTACGACCTCTCGCAGATTCTGCAGACGGATCAGAGTTTCGAAATGCTGCGTCCGATGGTCGCCGGTGACAAGATCACCAGCGATATCGTGATCGAGTCGGTCCGCGAATACGGTGACAACGAGTTCATCACCGTGAAATTCGTGATGACCAACCAGCGCGGCGAGGTGGCGCAGCTCGGCCATACGACGATCGTCGGCCGCCGCGGCACCGAGATCGACCCGAATCTGGCGAAGCTGGTGGGGGGCATCATGATGCACACCCCGTCACGCCAGGAATTGGGTCTGGGCGACACCGACGTGCTGATCAGACTCGGCGCCGACAGTGCGCTGGAGGTTGACGCCGAGCGCGAGAACACCCCCGTCTACACCGTGCCCAAATTCGCCGATCTCGCTGCGGGACAAGCGCTTCCGGCTTCCACCGCACAGGTGACCCGGGGCGACCTCGCCAACTACGCCGGTGTTTCGGGCGATACCAACCCGATTCACTTCAGCGAGCAGGCCGCACAGCTCGCCGGACTGCCGACCGTGGTGGCGCACGGCATGCTGTCGATGGGCCTGGCCGGCGGCTACCTGACCTCGTGGCTCGGCGATCCGACCGCGATCGAAAAGTTCGGCGTGCGGCTGTCCAGCCTGGTCGCGGTGCCCGCGGACAAGGCGAGCACCATCGAGTTCAGCGGCAAGGTCAAGTCCTTGGATCCGGAACGCAAGACCGCGACGCTGTTGCTGAACGCCACCTCGGAGGGCCGCAAGATCTTCGGCCGCGCCATCGCCGAGGTTCGCCTGTCGTAGCCGAATTACACGGCGGCAGCGCATATTTCGCGTTGCCGCCGAAATCGGCTCGTCAAAGCACGAGAATGATTCGGTCGCGGTTATCCGGATCGACACGGATGGAAATCGTCCCGCCGACGGCGAGCCGGGCCTTATCCGCCGGCATCACATCGAAAACAATGGTGCCCCGGTAACTTCCGGAGCCGGGCACGGTGAGTTCGAGATCGAATTCGGTGAGCGTGCTGTGGTGGTCGGTGCGCTCCAGGGGATGCGCGCCCTCGATGGTGGCCCAGCCCTCCAGCCCATTGCGCCACAGCAGCCGGTCGGCCTTGGACGGCCGCGAGGCCAGCAGCATTCCGAGGCCGAGTGCGGTGCCGAACACCCCGACCAACGCCACAATTTGGAACGGCACCGTCTCGGTAGGGGTGAAATGGACCAGCCACCCCAGCCAGAGGCCGAGCACGACGAGGTAGCCGGCGGTGACCCCGAGCACCGTGCGGAGCATCCGTGCGTGGTCCATGGCGACCTCCACCCCGACAACCAGATACCCAGAATAAACGGCCGGGCCGAAAAAATGGTCTCGACGTAATTTCGAGTTCCTGACCGGCCTGTTATCCCGATTACCATTCGCTGATATAGGGATTACCCGAACGGTGACGAACTATTCCCGTTGTCGCCCTATGGTTTTCGCGTGAGCAATTCTTATGGAGCAAATCATCCCAGGACCACGACGGTGCTGGTGCTCGGCATTCTGAGCCTGGTGCTGTGCCAGTTCCTCGGACCGGTCGCCTGGGTAATGGGCAAGAACGCGCTGAAGGAGATCGACGCCTCCGGCGGCGGCATCGGCGGACGCAGCAATGTCAAGGTCGGCTACATCTGCGGGATCATCGCCACCGTGCTGCTCGTGATCGGCATCGTCGCGGGCATCATCGTCAACGTCGCTGGCGGCTCGTCGGAGACCGCGGCCGCGTTCGCCGCCTGATTCACCCCTTCAACCCCTATTTCACCCCTTCAACCGCAATACCGCGAGGACCCGGCGGTGATGGGTATCCGACGGGGGCAGGTCGAGTTTGGTGAAGATATTGCCGATGTGCTTCTCCACCGCCCGCTCGGTGACGCTGAGCGCGCCCGCGATGGCATTGTTGGACAACCCCTGCGCCATCAGTTCCAGCACCTCGCGCTCGCGCGGGGTGAGGCGGGCCAGCGAATCCTGCTGGCGGGACGCGCCCATCAATTGACTTACCACCTCCGGGTCGAGTGCGGTGCCGCCGGTGGCGACCCGCTGCAGCGCGTCGACGAATTCGCGCACATCGGCGACGCGGTCCTTCAGCAGATAGCCGACACCGGCCGCACCACCAGCGAGAAGTTCGGTGGCGTAACGGGTTTCGATCCATTGGGAGAACACCAGCACGCCGGTCATCGGGTATTTGCGGCGCAGCTCGAGCGCGGCGAGCAGACCCTCGTCGGTGAAGGTGGGCGGCATCCGCACGTCCACCACTGCCACATCCGGATTATGTTGCCCAACAACGTCATTGAGTGTGCTGGCATCACCGACCATGGCGACCACGTCATGTCCGCGCTCGGTGAGCAGCCCGGCCAGCCCGTCCCGCAGGATGGCGCTGTCCTCGGCGATCACCACCCGTAGGCCGGATTCGTTGGCGGTCAACGGGTTACCTCCTTCGGTAGTAGCAGCGTCACCACCGTCGGCCCGCCGGGCGGGCTCTGCACGGTCAGCGTGCCGTCCACCGACCTGGCGCGCGCGGCCAGGCCGGACAGTCCGCTGCCCACCCCGATCACCCCGGAATCGGGCGGTAATACACCGCCGATTCCGTTGTCCCGCACGGTAATCGCAATGGTCTTGGCATCCGTCGGCACCACCGAGACCCAGGCGCGGTCGGCGTTCGCGTGTTTGACGACGTTGGTGAGCAGTTCGGCCACCGAGAAGTAGGCGATGGCCTCCACCGCCGGACTCGGCCGCTCCGGCAGCAGCACCCGCAGCTCCACCGGGATCGCGCAGCGCGAACTCAGCGTCTCCAGCGCCGGAGCCAGCCCCAATTCCAGTGCGGGCGGATGAATTCCGCGCACCAGCTCGCGCAGCTCGGTGAGCGCCTCCTTGGACGACGCGCGCGCGTCGGCGATCAGCTCGGTGGCATCGCCGCCCTCGGCTATCCGCTCCTCGGCGCGCCCGAGCGTCATGGCGATGGTCACCAGCCTGGCCTGCGCGCCGTCGTGCAGATCCCGTTCCACCCGGCGCAGCGTCGTCGCGGAATCCTCCACCGCGATCTGCCTGCTCACCGTGAGCTCGTGCATCCTGCGGTCGCGGGCGGTCGAGCTCAGCAGCGCCGCGATGAGCAGCCGGTGCACGACGCAGACCGCGCGAATCAGCCAGGGCAGCGCGAACACCGCGACAACGCCGATCAGCGAGAGCAGCAGCATTCGCGGCCAGGTGTCGAAGTAGAAGCTGCCGAATTGCAGCATCGAATGCCGTTCGACGCCGTTGCTATCGATATTGGTCGGATGGAACACCGCCCACACGACCGGCGAGAGCACCAGGAAAACCGCTATGGCGATCGCGAGGAGCACGAAATAGCCGACAACCAGCCCGAGAATCACCTGCAGGAATAGGAAAAGCAGTGCGCGCCAACTGGTTCGGTCGGTGAACGCGCTCTTCAGGAAGCCGAACAGGCCCGGCACCGGCGCGAACTTCGGCGGGGCGGGCAGTGGCGAATCGAGCAGATCCTTGGCCAGCGCCAAATAGATCCGGCCCCAGATCCGTCCGCCGAGCAACACCAGCGCGAGCACCGGAATACCGACGATGGTGAACGAGAACAGAATGCCGCCGCCCACCGCCAGATAACCCCACGTCGCGGCCAATCCGCCGAGTAGGAAAGCCGTTAGCAGATAGGCGATTTCCTTCCAGGTTCGCAGCTGGATCGGCGCGCGCAGCACGGCGCGGGCCACCGCGCGGGCCCGCGCTCCGGGATCCCCGGACGGCGCGTCCGCGACGAAGGTTTCGACAGGCGTCTCGGTCATATCTCCATGGTTGTCGGTATCGGACGGGTATTCGATCGGGCTGCCCACCGAATTGGAGGTGGGGCCAGCTACACCATGCCACTACCATCCGGAGTGTGACATCTCCGCCGCAGCCGCCCTATGGGCCGTACGGGCAGCAGCCTTACGGGTATCCCGCCTACTATCAGCGGCCACCGGATCACCCGCAGACCACAACGATCATGATCCTCGGCATTCTCGGCGTCGTCATGTGCCAGGCACTCTCCCCGATCGCCTGGGTGATGGGCAGGCGCGCGCTCGCCGAGATCGATGCGTCCGGCGGCGCGATCGGCGGACGGAGCAATGTGCAGATCGGTTATATCTGCGGCATTATCGGCACCATTCTGCTCATCCTGGTCGCGGTGTTGATGGTGGCCGCGTTCGCGCTGCCGTTCATCTTCTTCGGGCTGTTCGGCACGAGCACCGGCGCATAGCCGCCGGTTATCGCCGCGACCGCCCGAATTAGCATCGACGGAGTGAATTACCCATCGCCCGACGCCACCGGGGCACGCGTAGGTGTCCACCCGGCCCCCGAGGAAACGGAACTCGCCGGCCCCACCGAGTGGGGTGAACATCCGCACGGCGTCGGCCCATGGGCGCTCGAATACGGTACGCCCGCGCCGGACGATCCGCGTTTCGATCCGGAATTGCTGGCGGGCGGTGACCGGCGCAATGTCGTCGACGCCTATCGGTATTGGCGACGGGAGGCGATCATCGCCGATATCGATCGGCGCAGGCATCCGTTCCATGTGGCGATCGAGAATTTCGGGCACGACGCGAATATCGGCACCGTGGTGCGCACCGCGAATGCCTTTGCCGCGGCCGCGGTGCATATCGTCGGCAGGCGCCGGTGGAATCGGCGCGGCGCGATGGTCACCGATCGATATCAGCGCATCGAACATCACGCCGATATCACCGAATTGCTGGCGTTTACCGAACGGGCCGGGCTCACCGTCGTCGCGGTCGACAATGTGCCCGGTTCGGTGCCGCTGGAGACGGCGACGCTGCCGCGCGAATGCCTGCTGCTGTTCGGACAGGAGGGGCCGGGCGTCACCGCACACGCGAAAGACGGTGCGGCCATGACTGTTTCGATCGCGCAGTTCGGCTCCACCCGGAGTATCAATGCCGGTGTCGCCGCGGGTATCGCCATGCATACCTGGATCCGGCAACATGCCGACCTCACGACCGCTTGGTAATTCAACGAAATACGACGCGACACGCCCGAATTCCCAGGTGGGAGTTCAGTATCTCCGTTATGTAACAAATCGGGCACGAAACGTCGCCGCAAACTGGCACCATTGACGCATGACCTCGCGGAGCGGCCAGCACCCACAGACCAGCCCCGGCGCCGCGCAGAGCAATACCAGTGCAGCGACGGACCCCACCGCAACGCCGACCGAAACCGGTGCCAACCCACCCCCGGTCGGCTCCGCAACCCCGGACGCCACCGCGTCCGGAGCCGAAGCGGCTCGCACCCAGCAAGCCGGTGCCGCGCAATCACTACCGAAAGGACAGCCGCGCCGAACCGGACGCGATGTCGACGCGGCGGACGCCACCCCGGCCGTCTGGTCCGAGCGCGCCGATATGGCCGAGTCGGCGATCGTCTCCCGCCATCTGCGTGCCGTATGGGCTTTTCCCGGAACACATTTGGGCGTCGTCGGCTGGCCGGCCACCAAACGGGAGCGCGGCTTCGCGTACTGGAACTATTGGTGGCAGGCCCATCTGATCGACTGCGCCGTCGACGCCGCCAACCGGGCGCCGACCCCGGCACGGCGCAAACGCCTTGCGGCACTTACCCGTTCGCATCGGCTGCGGAATATCACCGGCTGGACGAACAAGTACTACGACGATATGGCTTGGCTGGCCATCGCATTGGAGCGCGCGGCCCGCACCCAGGGCGTCACCGAGGCGCGCGGCGCGCTTGTCGCGCTGGAGAAGCCGCTGTACGAGGGTTGGGCGCCGGAGAAGGGCGGCGGGCTGCCGTGGCGGCTCGGCTCGGATTTCTACAACGCCCCGGCCAACGGCCCCGCGGGTATCGCGCTGGTCCGGCTGGGTCATCACGCCAGGGCGCAGGAGATGGCCGACTGGCTGGACACCACCCTGCGCGACCCGGAATCCGGCCTGATCCTGGACGGTATCCACCTGCCATCCGGTGAGATCGAGCGTCCGGTGTTCACCTACTGCCAGGGCGTGGTGCTCGGCCTGGAGACCGAGGTCGCGGTGCACACCGGCGAATCGCGCCACGTCGAACGGGTGCATCGGCTGCTCGCCGCCGTCGAGGAGCGCATGACCACCAAGGGCGTCATCCACGGGGGCGGCGGTGGTGACGGCGGCCTGTTCAACGGCATCCTGGCCCGCTATCTCGCGCTGGTCGCGCTGATGCTGCCCGGCGCGGAGCCCGAACAGGTCGACGACCGGCGCAGGGCCGCCGCGATAGTGCGCGATTCGGCGC
This region includes:
- a CDS encoding DUF4190 domain-containing protein yields the protein MSNSYGANHPRTTTVLVLGILSLVLCQFLGPVAWVMGKNALKEIDASGGGIGGRSNVKVGYICGIIATVLLVIGIVAGIIVNVAGGSSETAAAFAA
- a CDS encoding sensor histidine kinase translates to MTETPVETFVADAPSGDPGARARAVARAVLRAPIQLRTWKEIAYLLTAFLLGGLAATWGYLAVGGGILFSFTIVGIPVLALVLLGGRIWGRIYLALAKDLLDSPLPAPPKFAPVPGLFGFLKSAFTDRTSWRALLFLFLQVILGLVVGYFVLLAIAIAVFLVLSPVVWAVFHPTNIDSNGVERHSMLQFGSFYFDTWPRMLLLSLIGVVAVFALPWLIRAVCVVHRLLIAALLSSTARDRRMHELTVSRQIAVEDSATTLRRVERDLHDGAQARLVTIAMTLGRAEERIAEGGDATELIADARASSKEALTELRELVRGIHPPALELGLAPALETLSSRCAIPVELRVLLPERPSPAVEAIAYFSVAELLTNVVKHANADRAWVSVVPTDAKTIAITVRDNGIGGVLPPDSGVIGVGSGLSGLAARARSVDGTLTVQSPPGGPTVVTLLLPKEVTR
- a CDS encoding DUF4190 domain-containing protein — encoded protein: MTSPPQPPYGPYGQQPYGYPAYYQRPPDHPQTTTIMILGILGVVMCQALSPIAWVMGRRALAEIDASGGAIGGRSNVQIGYICGIIGTILLILVAVLMVAAFALPFIFFGLFGTSTGA
- a CDS encoding glycoside hydrolase family 76 protein — translated: MAESAIVSRHLRAVWAFPGTHLGVVGWPATKRERGFAYWNYWWQAHLIDCAVDAANRAPTPARRKRLAALTRSHRLRNITGWTNKYYDDMAWLAIALERAARTQGVTEARGALVALEKPLYEGWAPEKGGGLPWRLGSDFYNAPANGPAGIALVRLGHHARAQEMADWLDTTLRDPESGLILDGIHLPSGEIERPVFTYCQGVVLGLETEVAVHTGESRHVERVHRLLAAVEERMTTKGVIHGGGGGDGGLFNGILARYLALVALMLPGAEPEQVDDRRRAAAIVRDSARAAWANRLQVEGEPLFGHEWNKPATLPGGTAGAARFTAGGSVTSSRIPERDLSVQLSGWMLMEAAYLVSAAGL
- a CDS encoding RNA methyltransferase, with the protein product MNYPSPDATGARVGVHPAPEETELAGPTEWGEHPHGVGPWALEYGTPAPDDPRFDPELLAGGDRRNVVDAYRYWRREAIIADIDRRRHPFHVAIENFGHDANIGTVVRTANAFAAAAVHIVGRRRWNRRGAMVTDRYQRIEHHADITELLAFTERAGLTVVAVDNVPGSVPLETATLPRECLLLFGQEGPGVTAHAKDGAAMTVSIAQFGSTRSINAGVAAGIAMHTWIRQHADLTTAW
- a CDS encoding fused (3R)-hydroxyacyl-ACP dehydratase subunits HadA/HadB, which codes for MAEPEADTVVRTATLTGQRFRVRDHYEVGREKIREFARSVQNYHGAHHNEADAHALGNEGIIAPPTFASVIGWTSTRALLDSVLTHYDLSQILQTDQSFEMLRPMVAGDKITSDIVIESVREYGDNEFITVKFVMTNQRGEVAQLGHTTIVGRRGTEIDPNLAKLVGGIMMHTPSRQELGLGDTDVLIRLGADSALEVDAERENTPVYTVPKFADLAAGQALPASTAQVTRGDLANYAGVSGDTNPIHFSEQAAQLAGLPTVVAHGMLSMGLAGGYLTSWLGDPTAIEKFGVRLSSLVAVPADKASTIEFSGKVKSLDPERKTATLLLNATSEGRKIFGRAIAEVRLS
- a CDS encoding LuxR C-terminal-related transcriptional regulator produces the protein MTANESGLRVVIAEDSAILRDGLAGLLTERGHDVVAMVGDASTLNDVVGQHNPDVAVVDVRMPPTFTDEGLLAALELRRKYPMTGVLVFSQWIETRYATELLAGGAAGVGYLLKDRVADVREFVDALQRVATGGTALDPEVVSQLMGASRQQDSLARLTPREREVLELMAQGLSNNAIAGALSVTERAVEKHIGNIFTKLDLPPSDTHHRRVLAVLRLKG